GATAGGAAAATAACTTGGCACTCACCGTGTGTATATGCTCATGGATGAAATCCACCAACTGCTGGCTTGACATACAGTCCCTGTTCATTAAATAAATTTGTTGCTTCTGTTAGGACTTGAGTGCATAGGTCAGATGAAGCATAGCACCAAGCTGCTACTAAGTTATGCACTTCAGCTGCACACGAAACAAGAGAGCAATGATGGAAAGTGTGGCTATGCACACTACAGGTGGAGAGCCTTACCAAATGCCATCACATGCTAAAACAAGAAAGTCATCCTCATTGCAAAGTTCCACCTAAAAACGAGATTGCATTATCTTAGAATGTAGCATAAGGATCATTGCAGATCATGATTAAGTGCAGAAATTTAAGGTGGTGCCAGCATTTAGAGGGCTTACAACATTGATGTCAGGATTTGAAGTCACTATTTGCTTCTCAGGAGGCAAGAATTTGTTCTGCTTAAATTCCATATCTCCTACACAAAGGCACTCATATAGATAAGTCACCAACAAGGCAGAACATACTAataaaagagaagaaaaaaatgcATACCAATCGCTCTCGCTAAGTTCAAACTTCCATTTATCCGCCCCATGCGTATGAACCCGCCTGCTTTTAGTATTCTTTCTCTCTCAGCTACAAGCTCTGGCTTGTGGTCTCTGGACAAATTGTATGCCTGTCATGGATGTGACACAGAACAGACAGTCTGACTGTCAGACATATCTTTATGACTAATTATGTGACTAATAGAAGGAACGAGAATACATACCTGGCCAGCCCTAGAAATAACACACCGGGAATCACCAGCGTTTGCCACGACAAGTTGGTTATTCCTTACTAGTGCTACGCATGCTGTACTTCCACATGTTGGCCCATCAAAGTCAGAGTGGGGTCCCTGTTCAAAGATTATCAGTGTGAGATGGCTTAGTGGCCCAAATACAAAATTAGTATGAAACTCTTTTTTAGAATCAAACACAAATAAGGTCCACACATCAACAGTATCATATAATGTGTATCCTTATTTTACAATATAAAGTAGGGTTGCTCCCATTGCACATATACCTCCTCTAGAGCCCAGTCATCTTCTGCATTCTTCGAATCACTGCCTCTCGGAGACCAAATCAACCCTTCTATCATGCCACTGAACTTGTTCATCTTATCTCCTAGTGCAGATAGTTCTCTCCAACCTCTCTGTCCTCGCATCATTTCATCCATTCTGAAGTAATACAACAAAATTAGTCTTTATCATGTTGATGCTATCGGTAATGTCAAATGCCAAATCCATATATTGTTTCATGTGGTGATCCAATGACCCATATACCTAAAGAAAGCTTTATGAACAGCAGTTCCTAGATCACCAGAAGAATATGCTTCACTTTTGAGAACTTGAGAGTGTAGATATTTTGCACAGAATTTGGCAACCACCCTTCCTGCAAAATGAAGAAATATTAGGATGCGCAACATTTGAAAGATTTAGGTTTAAGGTACAAACAAGAAAAGCACCAATCTTTGCAAGTACCTCCATGGCCATCAAAAACACCGAAGAATGCCGTCTCATTGTCAAGATCTAGCAATGCTGAATGCTGAAAAATTATACAGGACATTAAACAGTACATGAGAGAAAGATTTCAGAAATATGTTTTTTTTGCAATATTTCAGAAACATGTTTAGTTTATAATATCAACAAAATTGCAGCATTTGGAAGTGATCAACTATGCTTTATTGTGCAACAGAAAAATAGGTCAGATCGCTTTGCTAAAGCAACAGCACATATCAAAAGCATCACTGCTATCACTGCAACATTGATTCATTAGAATCTGGAAAGATTGATAAACAAGAGCTTATGCATCCGATAATGATTGTTATTAAACTGAAAGCCTGAACCTATGACCCAAAACTAAAACAAAAGCATACCTATTCTTTGTCAATTCATTAAATGAACAATTTTGGATATTGGGAATGGACATCTCTTTTATGGTGAAAATAAATTACACGTCAAATGTTTCATGTGCCCACAAAGTCCACGCCAAGTTGCCGTGGAAGATAAATAATAGTGCTTCTATGCTCTCTCTTGACCTAGATTGGACAAACCCTGAAGCCACGCAAAGTAACTGGAGGAGCAGTTAGTGGTTGTGAATCAGACATTCAGTTTAATGTTTTGTACTGCTCTCAGGAACTAGATTGGACAAATCCTGTATCAACATTATGTCACAGGCAGGGGTGGTTGTGAATCAAGCATTTAGTTTAATGTGTTCTACAGTGCTGGCTTTACACTAGCTGGGAGAGCATAGAAGCACTAGTCAAAGTCAAAACTAGAATGTGTGGCCCCACCAGCTTCACAGTATCAGCATTATTTTCAGGTAGTAAGTACAATCATGATAAGAAAGTTGGATCATGACAACAAGGTTTCTATTAAGAAATGAGCTCAAGGAAAAGTAGTAGCTACACCCAAGTTCATTGCACCCCGGTAAAATCAAAACAAGTAGCAAATAAATCTGAAATCTCGTGGCTTTGATTATGAACAAATGTTAGGTGCTTGCAAAGTTTGGTGGCCAAATAACATCAAATGATCTCCACACAAATGAAATACAAATTCCGCTCAAACAGTGGACATGTGTTTGAGCACAAATTTTGTTTTTCTTGTACAGAGCTCCTTGGATTTCATTTGGCAACCAAATTTTGCAAGCACCTAGAACATTTGGTCATAATCGAAGCCAGAAAGTTTCATAtttttcatttattttatttGCTATGTTTTCGATCATGGGTGCAATGTCCGTGGGAATAGAAAAACCACTTTCATGAGCTCAATGTTGTTTTggtttcctcttttttttgtctTTGTTTTCGTTTGGTCGTTCCCACCATTGGTTGTTTGTACTTTATAAGCTTTATATTGACGTTTTTCTTCTAATACACAACAACACGCATCAAGGTACGTGTTCTAGAAAAAAAAACTCAATGTTCAGTGTTGTTAAAACAATTAGAATAGCCTTGAAGTGGAAAACTCACAGCATCTTCCATGCTTGCACGCCATCCTTGCATAGATGAAAGACCAAATTTGAGTTTATCATTTTCCCCGTCTTCGGATAGCTTATCGGTCTTTGGAGTACTGAGGTAAACTCCCATCTTGGCAAGGAAAGAAATCTGCATATCATCAAAATGGAAATATAATAGAACAGTTAAGTACTGGAAATTAATCAGGTCATTCTGAATGACACTTACACCGACAGACACATTTGCTAACAGTGAAACATAAACCTGTGATGTAGAATGGATACCACAGTTCAAGTAGCTCTGAACCTTGTTAACAACATTCCAGTGCATCAAATCTCAAGCTTCGATTACAGTTCCATAGGAAGCTAAAAAGTTCCTGAAGACAATCAAGATGGCAAGAATCATCACCAAACAGAAGAGCAAAATCAACCAACAACAAGCCCAAATAGCAACAGAAAGACACTGCATCAGCATGATAGGCCAAAAAGATCAAGAGCGCAACTACCCAAATTACCACATAACAGATGCAGAAAATAGCAGAGACAAGAACCTAAGACAGTCGGATATAAGTGCCATGTATCACCAACAAGGACATATATAGTTTCCCAACTCCAATTTATCATCAAGACATTTCGAGCCCTCCATATAAGAAACCCAATCATTGTACGACAGACATCAGAAGTCACAAGCGAACAACTGCGAAACCCCAATTATACCTGCACGGAAGCAGAAGTAGCCTAACCCCCATGGCTACCATATAAAGCTAAGGCACTTTCGTCAACCACCACCAATAATTATCACAATTAATACTACTATGATAATTCTTTTCAAAATGTAACACACAAGGTGGTACGTATTAAAAAACGTCCTGGAAACACATATATTTTTTCTGATAAAATAAGCAGCAGGTGAATTCTTTATCAAGATAATAATTGAATAAAATAAGCAGCCACCTATACTGCTTCGTATGATCCACCCATGGAGCACATTCTAAGTTAGATTCGCGCAAATCCATCGCCAATAAACGAGAAATGCCCCATGATGACAGGGCATATAATGATACGACCACTACACAGAAACCATTCCCGGCTCTCAAATCTATCATCTCCACTCCACCCCCCAACAGCTCCCAATTTGGCAACAAGAACCCCATCCCAAGATCGACCATGACACCAGCAGTCAGCAGCCCACCTCGAGAAACCCGACCTCAGCAGAGGGCTGGGAAGAACGGAGAAGAATGCACAGGCCAAGAAACCAGCTGCATCGAGAAAGGAAGCAGATTCTCTGGCAGGATTTTATTGTACCTTGCATGACGGCTGGCGCGCGCAGCTGAAGGTGGCGGATCACGGCCGGGTGCGCGTGTGCCGGGCTGTCGCGGGGAGGGGGGGAGGAGATTCCGATTTGGAGTTTTGGAAGCGGCGCGGGACGGAGGAGGGCGGCCCTTGCGGTTGCGGAGGGGCAAGGAAGGTGATAAGATGCAGCGTGAGATGGAATTTGATTTCCTTTTCCGGTGGGCTGGTGTTGGTGGTGTCGCCGCTGACAAGAATGGAATACAAAATGTTCAGGCGTCACGTTCCTGTCATGAGAATTTCCGTTTTAGCCTGTCAGCAGCTCTTGTATTCCTCACAGCGCAGCCTGACAAGAACCTACTTAATGTCTGAATGACAGGTTTTAATGTTTCttcttttttgaatttttttagtgATCTTTCATGCTATATAGATAATGTGGGGTTGTAAATTGACCCAGTCCGAGGGAGGTGGGAAGGGACCCAAATGTAAATTCCGAACTACTCTCTGTTcgaaaatacttgtcggagaaataaataaaaaaataaaaaataatgtatctaaaactaaaaataCGTCTAAATATATCTATTTTCTTCAACAAGTATTCCCAGACGGAGGAACGAGATGTAACAACAGTAATACTCCCTTCGTCCTAGATTACTTGTCAAGAGAATGGATGTTCTAGATAGGATGCAGATCTATAGAAGTAAAAGGACATTACACCAAGTCCatgtgtcagtgtcaaaaccggtagaTCTTGAGTAGGGGGGCTCGAACTGTTAGATCAGATCAATGGGTAACAAGAGAAAACATGCACAaagttacccaggttcgggccctctctatgaagGTAAAATTCTACGTCCTACTCTTGCTTGTACTCcttccgtcccaaaattcttgtctagACTAAtataagacaagaattttgggacggagggagtattatataAGTGTCAAAGTACATAGTTGACTACCACGAAATCGCGAGTTGTGAGATAAGCCCTAGAGATATGATGAATGGCTATATGGATGCCATAATCAGGGCCGTCCACAGGCCTGTGCGAACAGTGCGACCGCACAGGGCCCCCAATATTTCAGGGGCCCCCGTTTTGGGCCTAGTTATATTTTTTAGTAGGCTATTTCCTTTTGTTTGCATGGTTCTCGGCCTGCCTAGCCTAATAGCCCGAGCCTCCTCTGAACGAAATCCCTCACGATGTGGGCCTGCTACCGATTAGTTAGGTCGTCGCTTCTTTTCCGGCATTCCCGAGTTCCCCGGCTTGATCGTATCTCGGTATCTGCCTGGCATCGGCGCGATCGCAAGGATAGGAGGGCAGTGCCAGGCGGTAGAATTCACGCCATGAATTCGAACAGAAATCAGCGCCGGGCTAGCAGGGGCCAACGCCGCCAAGGAAAGCAGAAAACCGCCGATGGATTTACGCATCACAGACTAACTGTCCATGCCCATCAGGTGCGTCAAAGCTGATTTCTTTAGGCTATTTTTCTGTCCAAGAGTTAATGACTAACGAGTATACTTAAACATGTGAATCTAGTTCTCCAATTAATTAACAAATTGCTATATGTTCGTTGCTCAGTGATCGAACTATTTGGAGGGAGATAGTCAGTATGAGATATATATCTAGATATGGTATGAAAAAAGTTATATAATTTAAATAGTACAGTGTGTTTTTTCTGTGTGAAGAAGTGAGTGTTTTTTAGCTATAGCAATTTTCAGATTTTAGGGCACAATTTGCGTTTCGCACGTGGGCCTCTAATTTCTGGAAACGGCCCTGGCCATAATAATAATCTATTGACTAGCCTGACCTCgccttatataatgtaccagaggcctaggacaATAAGAGTCCTAGTCAGATAcgtcggtggagaggagtccttgtattgatcaccaagtcttgtggtaTCTTCCTCGTATATGTCATGTGCTGTCCGAAGTGGCCCgttagtgaaccgccatgggggtcctcggcccgatccacctggtcgggagacgacgtggtgagtacccctagtccaagacaccgtcagtagccccctgaaccggtcctCAAGTTAGGGACGCTCCTCGGTTCTTCCGAACTGTTTTCATCTTCGGTTGTCGGTCTTGAAAgttggttcaacaaatcttcccgTCTtccattgatgacccacaagtataagggatcaatcgtagtcctttcgataaataagagtgtcgaacccaacggggagcagaaggaaatgacaagcggttttcaacaaggtattttctgcaagcactgaaattatcggtaactgatagtttggtagcaagataatttgtaacaagtaacaatagtaacaataggtgcagcaaggtagcccgatcctttttgtagcaaaggacgggtgggaacggtctcttataataagtaAAACGTTCTCAAGGAAACATAGGAATTTTATCTAGTCACTTTCGTCATGTTTGTTTTATTTGCATGCACtcctttgataatttgatatgtggatggaccggtgcttgggtgttgttcttacttgaacaagcttgccacttatgattaacccctctcgcaagcatccgcaactatggaaaaaaaattaagataaaatctaaccatagcattaaacatatggatccaaatcaggcCCTTACGGaacaatgcataaactagggtttaagcttatgtcactctagcaacccatcatctaataactactccacaatgcattcccttaggcccaaagatgatGAAGTGTcagtagtcgacgttcacataacaccactaagggaatcacaacatacacatcatcaaaatatcaaagatggtgaagtgccatgtagccggcgggagggctccgttttcATGTGCTTCTTCAAGTTTTGTTAGGATTTGTGTCCAGCTCAAGaagacgagacggcggcggcttcTTGAAGATGGAATAAGATTCTCCCCGCCCAGCCCCTGTCCCAATGGTGTGTCTAGCATCGtcggagggcgtgtggaggtgtgtctccaaCGGATCTCGCGGGATTTGGTCGGTGGTTGTCTTTGGTGGATCCGCTCGGAGTCTTTGTTCGTCTTTGTTCatgtgtcttcaggttggatccttccgatctaaaCTTCTCTTcatctgtgacgcccggataattagactacagtaattccctgctaatgatgccacgtcacctctgtcactgtagttaatctcgggttagttcaaaaccgattcaaattcaagattgaattaaagtcaaacggtaaagattttcaaatattaaaactaaaatgttggggtcTTGCCAAATAATGtataggtaattattgtggagaaaccacatttttataaaaggtttaaatgcacttaaatgattaaaacagtaggtaaaactattaaataaatgcctttgatattttataaaatcataaactattttattttgaGGTAAAACTTTTTAGGGTAGTGGGTTGTTTTGAAACACTAATTTGGAGCTATTGTCATATTTTACTAAACTAAGAATAAtgtgtaactaaaataaaacagaaaagaaaatatgaaaaagtaaaagaaaacaaaataaacaaaAGACCCCCCTCCCCTGGGCCACCAGGTCGGCCCACCCCGCCtataacccccccccccactaccagaaaccctaaccccccactCCCCACGATCCCCCCGATCTCTCTCCCCTTCCCCgcgtggatctggatcgggggcgcTCGCCCCCGAGCCGACCCCGACGCCCGTCCGCGCTGCCTCGTCCCCTCTGCCCCGATCTAGAACTCGGGCTCGGCTCCGACGCCATCGCCGCTCGGAGCCCTCCTCGCCGGAGCCACGACGCCGCCGGACCGCGTCCTCATCCCCGCCCCGACCTCGTCGTCGGACGCCGCTCACCGGAGCCGCTCCGCGTCGCGTCGCCTCCCCGCCTCTCCATCGCCGGCCACCCCGAACTTCCCCGAGCCCACTGCCCTGTGCCCTGCGTTCCCCTCGTGAGCGCCCCCCTTTTTTCCCCTTTTCCCCGTCACCGGATCCGGCCCACGTCCTCGCGCTCACCGCAGCCGTCCCGATGCCCGCGCATGGCCACGGCGCGCCGACCGCGTACTGGGCTTGCCCGGCTCGCGCCTGTCGCTCCCTAAGCATGCCCCCCTCCCGCGCGCATGATCGTGCCCCTGCCCCGCTACCCTCGCCCTCGCCGTACGCGcccttccccgcgcgcgccccgcTGCTGCACTGCCGCTGCTGCTTTCCGCGGCATCGCCCGCCGCTGACGTCGCAGCCCGACGCGCGGCCGCGctcaccgccgccccgcaccgCTCCTCCCGCATCGGCCCACGAGCCTCGCCgaggccacggcctcgccccgccgcgcCGGGCTACGGCCACCGCCGACGCCCCCTGTTGCCCCGTTCGGGTGCACGGGCGCCCACGCCCACACCCCGCGCCCGTTAACCCTATTGGCCCCATGGGCCTATGACAAGTGGGCCTAGCCCCTGAACgaaaaaaatataaataataaaaatattaattagttaattaactaactaaattaattaacttaattaatcctgattagttaacctaattaactattgtttaactaattaaatagtaattagattagttaaaccctaaATTAGAAGAAACAgagtatgacatgtgggacccacgtgtcaggttgaccagtcaacctctgttgactgctgacatcatgctgacgtcatgatgatgtcagcatgcactattctggataatgttggatttaaataaataataaaatcagaaaatgattaaatctttaaaaaatcatataaaataaaccgtagctcagatgaaaatactttctacatgaaagttgctcagaacgacgagacgaatccgaatacgcagcccgttcgtctgccacacatccttaacatatcgaactcgcaactttcccctccgtttcatctgtccgaaaatgcgaaacatcgggaatactttcccggatgttcctccccttcgtcggtatcacctcctaccgcgttaggacatacctagcaccgcgttttgcctccttatgttttgtgatgctttgtttgcttcgtatttactgtttcttccccctctccttctcaggtagactacgagaccgacactgctgctgcccagttcgactacggagttgacgacccctcctacttgccagagcaaccaggcaagcccccgccttgatcaccagatatcgcctattcttctctatactgcttgcattagagtagtgtagcatgttactgctttccgttaatcctatactgatgcatagcctgcccttgcttctactgttgttacctttacctgcaatcctacatgcttagtatagggtgctagttttccatcagtggccctacattcttgcccgtctgctatgctatactatcgggccgtgatcacctgggcggtgatcacgggtatatacttatatactctatacatgacacaggtggtgactaaagtcgggtcggctcgtaggagtacccgcaagtggatctttgtggcggagcaacagggcaggttgagaccgcctaggtgagaggtgggcctggccctggacggcgtccgcggttacttcgacataacacgcttaacgagttcttggtatttgatctgagtctggccatttggtctatactcactaaccatctacgcgggagtagttatgggtatcccggcgtcgtggtatcagccgaagccttcgtgacgtcagggactgagtggcgcgcaccggattggactggaacgccactaggctaggtctgcttccggccgtgtacgcaacaggtaggtgtgcaatgggcgatgggcccagacccctgcgcgcataggatttagaccggcgtgctgacctctctgttgtgcctaggtggggctgcgacgtgttgatcttacgaggccgggcatggcccagaaaagtgtgtccggccaaatgggatcgagcgtgttgggttatgtggtgcacccctacagggaagtttatctattcgaatagtcgtgtccctcggtaaaaggacgacccggagttgtaccttgaccttatgacaactagaaccggatacttaataaaatacacccttccaagtgccagatacaactcggtgatcgctctctaacagggcgacgaggaggggatcgccgggtaggattatgctatgcgatgctacttggaggacttcaatctactctcttctacatgctgcaagatggaggctgccagaagcgtaatcttcgacaggactagctacccccctcttattctggcgttctgcagttcagtccaccgatatggccctttacacatatacccatgcatatgtagtgtagctccttgcttgcgagtactttggatgagtactcacggttgcttctctccctcttttccccctttcctttctacctggttgtcgcaaccagatgctggagtccaggagccagacgccaccgtcgacgatgactcccaCGACACTAgtggtgcctactactacgtgcagcccgctgacgacgaccaggagtagttaggaggatcccaggcaggaggcctgcgcctcgttcgatctgtatcccagtttgtgctagccttcttaaggcaaacttgtttaacttgtgtctgtactcagatattgttgcttctgttgactcgtctgtgatcgagcacttgtattcgagccctcgaggcccctggcttgtattatgaggcttgtatgacttatttatgttttagagttgtgttgtgatatcttcccgtgagtccctgatcttgatcgtacacatttgcgtgcatgattagtgtacggtcaaatcgggggcgtcacaagttggtatcagagccaaccgcctgtaggaatccccctttccaacaccttggccgaagtcgagtctagtcattgaaaaacttttactaacatggctgtgtggcttacgggcccacgtcgccattgggtggtattaggatcttttactccttgtctatactctgggactctgatctctctcctattcgggttaaatgattttgctaaaaagactaactgtaggctctcgtaaatactttctcccggagagccctttatcacagatggtcgccgactgcaccagaagatgttgaagatactcttcgatcattcccgagacccttgtgccctctgCCTTTTCAATTCCCTACTACCGATATATCCATATGGATAACAACATACACTTGTAGTTCATACAATTACTCTGAGTTTCTCTTGTTATTACCAGATACATCGAATTGCTCTCCGGCTTTTTAAGAATCCCTTGTACCACTGCCTTGTAGTTCCTTGCCGCAGAAATACCCATACGGATAATTACTCGCACCTACCGAGTATCGACTcgtccccagttgattcatgtatttcacaatagtcttcaaaatactattcgatcttccgaaaatcctcaggagcctattgctcttgaaattcttgcttactagcattatgattaatcccataagtctcgaaatcttattggcaccctttgtcattatatttttgagtccattgattcaatatgttgcgaatgctcgcaatcctcaatcagatcctagaattcatccttccggctcagacatcatttttaacatgagctggatctcgaccaatcaaatttgcCATCGATTATACCCGTAAGTTTACTCGACTTACCCATCCtcaatcagagcgtttgcttctgatccctcgAATTTGAAATTATAAATCCTTTgcattgagctttgagttagtcagttgtttctataatctgatctccttgcattctttcttcctctggttgagtactgatgctcacatcagatcccttgtggaccaccagacccttttgtcggattttatccgacaatgtcctccatattaaataagcttgtgagcttttcctcggatacatgatgcctttggtaaattgtatcctctgctttgtgaaccatgctctacttttgagcttgtgttatttactcctgaagtttgtggtatatgttcctaagatgctctgatgggttgaacctacgccttccctaatccgtgtgaacccgaaagattacacgggtcatacttatctggtatggcaccaggtaaaaactttcaacaactaatgtcatttttgaaatacgagaggtgaatgaaaggttctgcgttgaacaagtgggagtcgaccttgaaccctgagttcatgcccatggacacgatgtataccttatcatggaagcttctcttaaaataattatccccttgttataagttcatctggtatccgtggacgtggttccgaccatgttctcttttaaataccatttctcgtgcaagtttaagcacttgtcctctgcagagcaataccccccgtccaac
The sequence above is a segment of the Aegilops tauschii subsp. strangulata cultivar AL8/78 chromosome 6, Aet v6.0, whole genome shotgun sequence genome. Coding sequences within it:
- the LOC109745913 gene encoding probable protein phosphatase 2C 11 isoform X2, with protein sequence MHWNVVNKVQSYLNCGIHSTSQISFLAKMGVYLSTPKTDKLSEDGENDKLKFGLSSMQGWRASMEDAHSALLDLDNETAFFGVFDGHGGRVVAKFCAKYLHSQVLKSEAYSSGDLGTAVHKAFFRMDEMMRGQRGWRELSALGDKMNKFSGMIEGLIWSPRGSDSKNAEDDWALEEGPHSDFDGPTCGSTACVALVRNNQLVVANAGDSRCVISRAGQAYNLSRDHKPELVAERERILKAGGFIRMGRINGSLNLARAIGDMEFKQNKFLPPEKQIVTSNPDINVVELCNEDDFLVLACDGIWDCMSSQQLVDFIHEHIHTESSLSAVCERVLDRCLAPSTMGGDGCDNMTMILVQFKKPVSDKKKADVGEQSAKGKEES
- the LOC109745913 gene encoding probable protein phosphatase 2C 11 isoform X1; its protein translation is MHWNVVNKVQSYLNCGIHSTSQVYVSLLANVSVGISFLAKMGVYLSTPKTDKLSEDGENDKLKFGLSSMQGWRASMEDAHSALLDLDNETAFFGVFDGHGGRVVAKFCAKYLHSQVLKSEAYSSGDLGTAVHKAFFRMDEMMRGQRGWRELSALGDKMNKFSGMIEGLIWSPRGSDSKNAEDDWALEEGPHSDFDGPTCGSTACVALVRNNQLVVANAGDSRCVISRAGQAYNLSRDHKPELVAERERILKAGGFIRMGRINGSLNLARAIGDMEFKQNKFLPPEKQIVTSNPDINVVELCNEDDFLVLACDGIWDCMSSQQLVDFIHEHIHTESSLSAVCERVLDRCLAPSTMGGDGCDNMTMILVQFKKPVSDKKKADVGEQSAKGKEES
- the LOC109745913 gene encoding probable protein phosphatase 2C 11 isoform X3 encodes the protein MGVYLSTPKTDKLSEDGENDKLKFGLSSMQGWRASMEDAHSALLDLDNETAFFGVFDGHGGRVVAKFCAKYLHSQVLKSEAYSSGDLGTAVHKAFFRMDEMMRGQRGWRELSALGDKMNKFSGMIEGLIWSPRGSDSKNAEDDWALEEGPHSDFDGPTCGSTACVALVRNNQLVVANAGDSRCVISRAGQAYNLSRDHKPELVAERERILKAGGFIRMGRINGSLNLARAIGDMEFKQNKFLPPEKQIVTSNPDINVVELCNEDDFLVLACDGIWDCMSSQQLVDFIHEHIHTESSLSAVCERVLDRCLAPSTMGGDGCDNMTMILVQFKKPVSDKKKADVGEQSAKGKEES